From Novosphingobium sp. 9, the proteins below share one genomic window:
- a CDS encoding heme lyase CcmF/NrfE family subunit — MIAELGLAALWMAAALALLQLLAGVLSTRGGDNEESAAFGALARPAAVVQGVLVLAAFACLAWCFVATDLSVALVASDSSADKPLIFRLASTWGNHEGSMLLWVAVMGLAGALVALLEHRLPERTMRMTLAAQAFVSLGFYAFLLLASNPFARLDPAPPAGMGLNPLLQDMGLAFHPPTLYLGYVGLSIAFSFAVGALASGEAGRAFAVAMRPWVLGAWIFLTLGITLGSYWAYYELGWGGWWFWDPVENASLMPWLAATALFHSVNVLASRDALRVWTVMLGVIAFSMSMIGTFLVRSGILTSVHAFAVDPTRGTFILGLLALYIGGALLLFALRAGRIHEGARFEPVSREGALVLNNVLLTAILAIVLFGTLYPLVAEAMGERVSVGPPYFNPVSALFAVPMLVVLMVGPLLRWRRDTLPRVLPLLTGAAIMIALAVIAVLVWGGASVLPFLVLVLGAGLAVASWMPLVSRRRLKAPLPLWGMVIAHFGIGVALIGMGCESTWTIERLVALKPGQSTQVGPWSVRLAAIEPQAGPNWTALEAELDARYRGGAPVHLQPQARMFWAPPQGTSETALHTRWNGQLYTVLGEQTDDGRWQLRLWWKPFVSLIWLGGVLVALGGLLALAGRVGSGWRRGRIVRRIEERREEMAR, encoded by the coding sequence ATGATCGCGGAACTGGGCCTTGCTGCCCTGTGGATGGCCGCGGCGCTGGCGCTGCTGCAATTGCTGGCAGGGGTGCTGTCGACGCGGGGCGGTGACAATGAGGAGAGTGCAGCCTTCGGCGCGCTCGCCCGCCCGGCAGCGGTCGTGCAGGGCGTGCTGGTACTGGCGGCCTTCGCGTGCCTTGCCTGGTGCTTCGTCGCGACGGACCTGTCGGTGGCGCTGGTCGCCAGCGATTCGAGCGCGGACAAGCCGCTGATCTTCCGGCTTGCCTCGACCTGGGGCAACCACGAGGGCTCGATGCTGCTGTGGGTGGCAGTGATGGGCCTTGCCGGTGCGCTGGTCGCGCTGCTGGAGCATCGCCTGCCCGAACGCACGATGCGCATGACGCTGGCGGCGCAGGCCTTCGTCAGCCTTGGCTTCTATGCCTTCCTGCTGCTGGCCTCGAACCCGTTCGCCCGGCTCGATCCGGCGCCGCCTGCGGGCATGGGGCTCAACCCGCTGTTGCAGGACATGGGCCTCGCGTTCCATCCGCCCACGCTGTACCTGGGCTATGTCGGGCTCTCGATCGCCTTCAGCTTTGCGGTGGGCGCGCTGGCGAGCGGCGAGGCGGGGCGTGCCTTTGCCGTGGCGATGCGGCCCTGGGTGCTGGGCGCATGGATCTTCCTGACGCTGGGCATCACCTTGGGCTCGTACTGGGCCTATTACGAACTGGGCTGGGGCGGCTGGTGGTTCTGGGACCCGGTAGAGAACGCCTCGCTGATGCCCTGGCTGGCGGCGACCGCGTTGTTCCACTCGGTGAATGTGCTGGCCTCGCGCGATGCGCTGCGGGTGTGGACGGTGATGCTGGGGGTGATCGCCTTCTCGATGTCGATGATCGGCACGTTCCTGGTGCGCTCGGGCATTCTGACCAGCGTCCATGCCTTTGCCGTCGATCCGACGCGCGGCACCTTCATTCTTGGGCTGCTGGCGCTCTACATCGGCGGCGCGCTGCTGCTGTTCGCCTTGCGCGCCGGGCGCATCCACGAAGGCGCGCGCTTCGAGCCGGTGAGCCGCGAGGGCGCGCTGGTGCTCAACAATGTACTGCTGACGGCGATCCTGGCGATCGTGCTGTTCGGTACGCTCTATCCGCTGGTGGCCGAGGCCATGGGCGAGCGGGTCTCGGTGGGGCCGCCCTACTTCAACCCGGTCTCGGCACTGTTCGCGGTGCCGATGCTGGTGGTGCTGATGGTCGGGCCGCTGCTGCGCTGGCGCCGCGACACATTGCCGCGCGTGCTGCCGCTGCTGACCGGCGCGGCGATCATGATCGCGCTGGCCGTCATCGCCGTGCTGGTGTGGGGCGGGGCGAGCGTGCTGCCGTTCCTCGTGCTGGTGCTGGGGGCAGGGCTTGCCGTGGCTTCGTGGATGCCGCTGGTCTCGCGTCGCCGCCTGAAGGCGCCGCTGCCGCTGTGGGGCATGGTGATCGCGCACTTCGGGATCGGCGTCGCGCTGATCGGCATGGGCTGCGAGAGCACCTGGACCATCGAGCGTCTCGTTGCCCTGAAGCCCGGACAGAGTACGCAAGTAGGCCCGTGGAGCGTGCGGCTTGCCGCCATTGAGCCGCAGGCCGGGCCGAACTGGACCGCGCTGGAGGCCGAACTCGACGCACGCTATCGCGGCGGGGCGCCTGTTCACCTCCAACCGCAGGCGCGCATGTTCTGGGCGCCACCACAAGGCACCAGCGAGACGGCGCTCCATACCCGTTGGAACGGGCAGCTCTATACCGTGCTGGGTGAGCAGACCGACGATGGCCGCTGGCAGCTGCGGCTGTGGTGGAAGCCGTTCGTGTCGCTGATCTGGCTGGGCGGGGTGCTGGTCGCGCTCGGCGGTCTGCTGGCCTTGGCCGGACGCGTGGGGAGCGGATGGCGGCGCGGCCGGATCGTGCGACGGATCGAGGAACGCCGGGAAGAGATGGCGCGATGA
- the ccmE gene encoding cytochrome c maturation protein CcmE, producing the protein MRTSVLKARNQRMVLVLLAIAALLGAGLLAAWALRSEASYFYLPAEILAHPPKPDQEVRLGGMVRRGSLHTLADGVTVAFEVTDGKVNVPVRFTGIVPSLFVEGSGVVAQGHMEAEHDLFVATQLLAKHDEKYVPREMASMSAQEAHELVEHTQ; encoded by the coding sequence ATGCGGACGTCTGTTCTGAAGGCGCGCAACCAGCGCATGGTGCTGGTGTTGCTGGCGATTGCGGCGCTGCTGGGGGCAGGGCTGCTGGCCGCCTGGGCGCTGCGCAGCGAGGCGAGCTATTTCTATCTCCCGGCAGAGATCCTCGCCCATCCGCCCAAGCCCGATCAGGAGGTCCGCCTTGGCGGCATGGTGCGGCGCGGCTCGCTGCACACGCTGGCCGACGGCGTGACGGTGGCCTTCGAGGTGACCGACGGCAAGGTGAACGTACCCGTGCGCTTCACCGGCATCGTTCCTTCGCTGTTCGTCGAGGGATCGGGCGTGGTGGCACAGGGGCACATGGAGGCGGAGCACGACCTGTTCGTGGCGACGCAGCTTCTGGCCAAGCATGACGAGAAGTACGTGCCGCGCGAGATGGCGAGCATGAGCGCCCAAGAGGCACACGAACTCGTGGAACACACGCAATGA
- the ccmD gene encoding heme exporter protein CcmD has product MRAAFDAWPYVIAAYGVALGATIALVAWSLWTMKRAEARRDKIKRRR; this is encoded by the coding sequence ATGCGCGCGGCCTTCGATGCTTGGCCCTATGTGATCGCCGCCTATGGCGTGGCGCTGGGCGCGACGATCGCGCTGGTCGCCTGGTCGCTGTGGACGATGAAGCGGGCCGAGGCGCGCCGCGACAAGATCAAGCGTCGTCGCTGA
- the ccmC gene encoding heme ABC transporter permease CcmC, translating into MHGLANPARFLRLARVLLPVCLIGGVVLAGGALVFGLFCVPPERLQGDTVRIIFLHVPAAWLGMAGWSGIAAGSFSQVVWRHPLAPVAARACAVPGAVFTAVCLATGSLWGRPAWGAWWVWDGRLTSMLVLLLLYLAWIALARASDEASVGGEPPLAPALFGLVGTVNLPIIHYSVIWWNSQHQPPSITLGKSAIAPIFLYPLFAATLGFTLIFAACVLARMRAILADRQADARLRRMALGEEAA; encoded by the coding sequence ATGCACGGTTTGGCGAATCCGGCTCGTTTTTTGCGTCTGGCGCGGGTTTTGCTGCCGGTGTGCCTGATCGGCGGTGTCGTGCTGGCGGGCGGGGCGTTGGTGTTCGGGCTGTTTTGTGTTCCGCCGGAGCGGCTTCAGGGGGACACGGTGCGGATCATTTTCCTGCATGTGCCTGCGGCGTGGCTGGGCATGGCGGGGTGGTCGGGGATTGCGGCGGGGAGTTTTTCGCAGGTCGTATGGCGCCATCCGCTGGCACCGGTGGCGGCGCGGGCCTGCGCGGTGCCGGGGGCGGTGTTTACCGCCGTGTGTCTGGCGACGGGCTCGTTGTGGGGGCGTCCGGCGTGGGGTGCCTGGTGGGTGTGGGACGGTCGGCTGACCAGTATGCTGGTGCTGCTGCTGCTTTACCTTGCGTGGATTGCGCTGGCGCGGGCGAGCGATGAGGCGTCGGTGGGCGGTGAGCCGCCGCTGGCGCCTGCCCTGTTCGGGCTGGTGGGCACGGTGAACCTGCCGATCATCCACTATTCGGTGATCTGGTGGAACAGCCAGCATCAGCCGCCCAGCATCACGCTGGGCAAGTCGGCCATCGCGCCGATCTTTCTCTATCCGCTGTTCGCAGCGACGCTGGGCTTCACACTGATCTTTGCAGCCTGCGTGCTGGCGCGGATGCGCGCGATCCTGGCGGACCGGCAGGCCGATGCGCGCCTGCGCCGCATGGCGCTGGGCGAGGAGGCGGCCTGA
- a CDS encoding cytochrome c, producing MKSLFAMTAACLALATSAPVLAQDAGPDFTDPALVARGAVVANAGDCAACHRAVETHGAPYVGGYKIASPLGDIVAPNITPSKSAGIGGWSFADFDNAMRKGKRPDGANLYPAMPYTDYQGISTADMQALYAYFMHGVKPVDTKAAETHLPFPFGIRMLMGPWNWLFTSDKPFKATANLSPEAQRGQYLVETLGHCGSCHTPRNMLMAEKPSEALGGADLSGWHAPNITSDPISGIGGWSQADLVAYLRDGRAPGKGIAAGGMAEAVEHSLQHLPEADLVAIAAYLKASQPIRDPRDTRPAFGWTETRPVKLAAYEPGNGATEASYSDSSTTDGAFLYDGACASCHGMDGKGTKDHFYPPLVGSVTTGAVNPANLVMTILGGVDRESGVGHAFMPAFANQMTDEQIAAVANHVLQRFGRPDTLVTKDMVATARAGGGKPLLLKIMPWLMGLAAAVFAALSFFAIRRGQRRAARRTA from the coding sequence ATGAAATCCCTTTTCGCCATGACGGCCGCCTGCCTCGCGCTGGCGACATCCGCTCCCGTTCTCGCACAGGACGCGGGCCCCGACTTTACCGATCCGGCGCTGGTCGCACGCGGTGCCGTGGTCGCCAACGCGGGTGACTGCGCGGCCTGTCACCGCGCGGTCGAAACGCACGGTGCGCCATATGTCGGCGGCTACAAGATCGCCTCGCCACTGGGCGATATCGTGGCCCCCAACATTACGCCTTCCAAGAGCGCGGGCATCGGCGGCTGGAGCTTTGCCGACTTCGACAATGCCATGCGCAAGGGCAAGCGTCCCGACGGCGCAAACCTCTATCCGGCGATGCCCTATACCGATTATCAGGGCATCAGCACGGCGGACATGCAGGCGCTCTACGCTTACTTCATGCACGGCGTGAAGCCGGTGGACACCAAGGCGGCGGAAACGCATCTGCCGTTCCCCTTCGGTATTCGCATGCTGATGGGGCCGTGGAACTGGCTGTTCACCTCGGATAAGCCTTTCAAGGCTACCGCGAACCTGTCTCCGGAAGCACAGCGCGGTCAGTATCTTGTCGAGACGCTGGGGCACTGTGGTTCGTGTCACACGCCGCGTAACATGCTGATGGCCGAAAAGCCCAGCGAAGCGCTTGGCGGTGCCGATCTCAGCGGCTGGCACGCTCCGAATATCACGTCGGACCCGATCAGCGGCATTGGCGGCTGGAGTCAGGCCGATCTCGTTGCCTATCTGCGTGACGGTCGTGCACCGGGCAAGGGCATCGCGGCTGGCGGCATGGCCGAAGCGGTCGAGCATTCGCTGCAGCATCTGCCCGAAGCCGATCTTGTCGCGATCGCGGCTTATCTCAAGGCCAGCCAGCCCATCCGTGACCCACGCGACACTCGTCCCGCTTTCGGCTGGACCGAGACGCGGCCGGTGAAGCTGGCAGCCTATGAGCCGGGCAACGGGGCGACCGAGGCTTCCTATTCGGACAGTTCGACCACCGATGGTGCGTTCCTGTATGATGGCGCCTGTGCCTCGTGCCACGGGATGGACGGCAAGGGCACGAAGGATCATTTCTATCCGCCGCTGGTGGGCAGCGTGACGACCGGTGCGGTTAATCCCGCCAACCTCGTCATGACGATCCTTGGCGGTGTCGACCGCGAGAGCGGCGTGGGCCATGCCTTCATGCCGGCATTCGCCAATCAGATGACCGACGAACAGATTGCTGCCGTTGCCAATCATGTGTTGCAGCGCTTCGGTCGCCCTGACACGCTTGTGACCAAGGACATGGTCGCTACTGCGCGTGCAGGCGGGGGTAAGCCCTTGCTGTTGAAGATCATGCCGTGGCTGATGGGCCTTGCGGCTGCCGTGTTCGCAGCGCTGTCCTTCTTCGCGATCCGCAGGGGGCAGCGCCGAGCAGCCAGGCGCACGGCATAA
- a CDS encoding GMC family oxidoreductase, translated as MAETYDADVIVVGSGALGSNAAYELAKAGKSVILLEAGLRIPRWKIVQNSRNSSRRSDYNRPYPDAEWAMTTESEEYLENTGSFALRPGMLKLVGGTTWHWAAATWRYLPADMKLKSTYGVGRDWPISYDDLEPWYQRAEEALGVVGSDEQDQSGQGGPAFPPRSKPYPLPPEGKTYMFQRLEARLSPLGFNFIHEPNARVTKPYDGRPACAGNNNCMPVCPIGAMYSGGFHADHAEAAGAKLLTDATAYKLEKGANGKIVAVHYRTSKGEDVRLTARYFVVAAHGLETPKLLLMSDVANSSDQVGRNLMDHTGIGMHFLADEEVWGGRGAVQQGGIFNRRDGEHRREYAAIKHAIANPVPNPEVAKRLIDQGVLGPELDRRIRDEASRWVEFSTVFEMLPHPTNRVQPHPTKRDALGIPTLTVHYDVDDYVAAARPHAEADFHTFVKGMNGQLIDISEGWQNRDHLMGSVIMGADPKDSVVDGDCRTHDHDNLFLATTGVIPASGVINPTLTGVALSIRIADTIAKEV; from the coding sequence ATGGCCGAAACGTATGATGCGGACGTGATTGTCGTCGGCTCCGGCGCGCTGGGCTCCAACGCGGCGTATGAACTGGCGAAGGCCGGCAAGTCGGTGATCCTGCTGGAGGCGGGGCTGCGTATCCCGCGCTGGAAGATCGTCCAGAACTCGCGCAATTCCTCGCGCCGCTCGGACTACAATCGCCCTTATCCCGACGCCGAGTGGGCGATGACCACCGAGTCCGAGGAGTATCTTGAGAACACCGGCTCGTTCGCCTTGCGTCCGGGCATGCTCAAGCTGGTCGGCGGCACCACCTGGCACTGGGCTGCGGCGACCTGGCGTTATCTGCCCGCGGACATGAAGCTCAAGTCGACCTATGGCGTCGGCCGCGACTGGCCGATCAGCTATGACGATCTGGAGCCCTGGTATCAGCGCGCCGAGGAAGCGCTGGGCGTGGTTGGTTCCGACGAGCAGGACCAGAGCGGACAGGGCGGTCCGGCTTTCCCGCCGCGCTCCAAGCCTTATCCGCTGCCGCCCGAGGGCAAGACCTACATGTTCCAGCGCCTTGAGGCACGCCTCTCGCCGCTCGGCTTCAACTTCATTCACGAGCCCAACGCGCGCGTGACCAAGCCCTACGACGGGCGTCCGGCCTGCGCTGGCAACAACAACTGCATGCCGGTGTGCCCGATCGGTGCGATGTATTCGGGCGGCTTCCATGCCGACCATGCGGAAGCTGCAGGCGCCAAGCTGCTGACCGATGCGACGGCCTACAAGCTGGAAAAGGGCGCGAACGGCAAGATCGTTGCGGTTCATTACCGCACCTCGAAGGGCGAGGATGTACGCCTCACCGCACGGTACTTCGTGGTGGCCGCGCACGGCCTGGAAACGCCCAAGCTTCTGCTGATGTCGGACGTTGCCAACTCGTCCGATCAGGTTGGCCGCAACCTGATGGATCATACCGGTATCGGTATGCACTTCCTGGCCGACGAAGAGGTCTGGGGCGGTCGCGGCGCGGTTCAGCAGGGCGGCATCTTCAACCGCCGCGATGGTGAGCATCGCCGCGAATATGCTGCGATCAAGCACGCCATCGCCAACCCGGTTCCGAACCCGGAAGTCGCCAAGCGCCTGATCGATCAGGGTGTGCTCGGCCCCGAACTGGACCGTCGCATCCGTGACGAGGCCTCGCGCTGGGTCGAGTTCTCGACCGTGTTCGAGATGCTCCCGCATCCCACGAACCGCGTGCAGCCGCACCCGACCAAGCGCGATGCGCTCGGCATCCCGACGCTGACCGTCCACTACGATGTCGATGACTACGTGGCGGCGGCAAGGCCGCACGCAGAGGCGGACTTCCATACATTCGTGAAGGGCATGAACGGTCAACTGATCGACATCAGCGAAGGCTGGCAGAACCGTGATCACCTTATGGGCTCGGTCATCATGGGCGCTGATCCGAAGGACTCCGTGGTGGACGGCGACTGCCGCACGCATGACCATGACAATCTCTTCCTTGCGACCACCGGCGTGATTCCCGCCTCGGGCGTGATCAACCCCACGCTGACCGGCGTGGCGCTCTCGATCCGCATCGCCGACACGATCGCGAAGGAGGTCTGA
- a CDS encoding sorbitol dehydrogenase family protein has product MLAGIGGVAFLAGSGFSVDALLAQAQAAKPSGAFLHASRFVTSAPLTDDVAVMRAWTQLSTLDREFPRAAERLSAAITSSGVQDMAAFLAASVSKDEALLATARTITAAFYLGFTGRPPSEGHKDTTGFVTFTGALMWRPTIDATVIPTYARGGTNFWVNPPAGTPVPRGPRSIPEWQGSAHSSNSAADRAGKV; this is encoded by the coding sequence CTGCTTGCCGGTATCGGCGGTGTTGCCTTTCTTGCAGGCAGCGGCTTTTCTGTCGATGCGCTGCTCGCGCAGGCCCAAGCGGCAAAGCCGAGCGGCGCATTCCTTCATGCAAGCCGTTTCGTCACCAGCGCGCCGCTGACCGATGACGTGGCCGTCATGCGGGCATGGACCCAGCTTTCGACGCTCGACCGCGAGTTTCCCCGCGCCGCAGAGCGGCTGAGCGCGGCGATCACGTCCTCGGGTGTGCAGGACATGGCTGCCTTCCTGGCGGCGTCGGTCAGCAAGGATGAGGCCTTGCTGGCAACCGCGCGCACCATCACTGCGGCGTTCTATCTCGGCTTCACGGGCAGGCCCCCTTCGGAAGGACACAAGGACACCACCGGCTTCGTGACGTTCACGGGCGCCTTGATGTGGCGCCCCACTATCGATGCGACGGTGATCCCCACCTACGCACGCGGCGGCACCAATTTCTGGGTCAACCCGCCTGCCGGAACGCCGGTGCCGCGCGGTCCCAGGAGCATCCCCGAATGGCAGGGCTCTGCCCATTCCTCCAATTCTGCCGCCGATCGAGCAGGGAAAGTATAA
- a CDS encoding LysR family transcriptional regulator — protein sequence MPHLEDLAVFVRLADASSLSEVARLEGMALAVVSKRLARLEADLQVRLVNRSSRRISLTDDGLEFLPRARDILNKMEEAQAALHTRSTAAAGVLRVTATIAFSIGQIAPRLGRFLQANPDLRIQLLSTDRMLDIVQDNVDVAIRQAKLPDSDLVSRTIAPDRRVLVASPEYVARRGNPRVPQDLADHDCIVLGDPPVTLWRFQRGSRKIGVEVGWTLLANDGAAAHAACLGGAGIALKSIWDSREDLATGRLVELLPGWVPPAIPIQAVFASRHHQPARIRAFVDFLQDELRREVMRYPEIESAYT from the coding sequence ATGCCGCATTTGGAGGATTTGGCCGTTTTCGTGCGCCTTGCCGATGCCAGCAGCCTGTCCGAGGTTGCGCGTCTGGAGGGGATGGCGCTGGCCGTCGTTTCCAAACGGCTGGCCCGACTGGAAGCGGATCTGCAGGTTCGGCTGGTAAACCGGTCTTCGCGTCGCATCAGCCTGACCGATGATGGGCTGGAATTCCTGCCGCGTGCGCGCGATATCCTGAACAAGATGGAAGAGGCGCAGGCCGCTTTGCATACGCGCAGCACCGCTGCTGCCGGAGTGCTGCGGGTCACGGCCACGATTGCCTTCAGCATCGGGCAGATCGCTCCGCGCCTCGGGCGCTTCCTGCAGGCCAATCCGGACTTGCGTATCCAGTTGCTCTCGACGGATCGCATGCTCGATATCGTTCAGGACAATGTCGATGTGGCGATCCGGCAGGCGAAACTGCCCGATTCCGACCTCGTATCCCGCACGATTGCGCCGGATCGCCGGGTCTTGGTCGCCTCGCCGGAGTATGTCGCACGGCGAGGCAATCCGCGTGTTCCGCAGGATTTGGCTGATCACGATTGCATTGTGCTGGGAGACCCGCCGGTAACGCTCTGGCGGTTCCAGCGCGGCAGTCGCAAGATCGGCGTCGAAGTGGGCTGGACGCTGCTGGCCAACGATGGGGCTGCGGCGCATGCCGCTTGTCTGGGTGGCGCGGGAATTGCGCTGAAGTCGATATGGGATTCGCGTGAGGATCTCGCGACGGGGCGCCTTGTCGAACTGCTTCCGGGCTGGGTGCCTCCGGCGATCCCGATCCAGGCCGTGTTCGCCTCACGCCATCACCAGCCCGCGCGTATCCGCGCCTTTGTCGATTTCCTTCAGGACGAGTTGCGGCGCGAAGTGATGCGCTATCCCGAAATAGAAAGCGCCTACACTTAA
- a CDS encoding carbohydrate porin: MPSRSCLLLLGVALSDLVIASGAHAADAPAPVEQETPTPTPTLTGDWGGLRSDLRDKGIDLSIGYTGELATNVSGGSRKAVNDTDQITVGAAIDADKLMGLRGGSFQATVTYRRGENLSQNAGLDTLLQVQEVYGRGQTFRLTEFSYSQDLGGGVDVKLGRLPVGNDFSSFSCDFMNGSFCGAPIGNIGGDFWYNWPVSQWAARLRVKHGSAYAMIGAYEVNPRNLENTFTIGHFKGATGVLIPFEMGHGLRLGHDHLPGLIKAGGWYSTADADDVLLGTDRLPAVAADQPMLQRSGRYGGFVIIQQQLTGRYTQSADGTTHATQGLSTFATFTQADRNTARVDNQITAGLHYLGFADSRPQDFIQLGVARTHLNARAALADELQTGVDISQGAEYEIEADYGLQLTPWMNVQPNVQYIANPDGDKKRTNIVVLGLKTAIAL, encoded by the coding sequence ATGCCATCCCGATCCTGTCTGCTCTTGCTCGGCGTGGCATTATCCGATCTCGTCATCGCCTCCGGCGCGCACGCCGCCGACGCTCCTGCCCCGGTCGAGCAGGAAACGCCAACGCCCACCCCCACGCTGACCGGCGACTGGGGCGGGCTGCGTTCGGACCTGCGCGACAAGGGCATCGACCTTTCCATCGGCTATACGGGCGAACTCGCCACCAACGTCTCTGGCGGCAGCCGCAAGGCGGTGAACGATACGGATCAGATCACGGTCGGCGCGGCCATCGATGCCGACAAGCTGATGGGCCTTCGCGGCGGCAGCTTTCAGGCAACCGTAACCTACCGACGCGGAGAAAACCTCTCGCAGAACGCGGGCCTGGATACCCTTCTCCAGGTCCAGGAAGTATACGGGCGCGGCCAAACCTTCAGGCTGACCGAGTTCTCGTATTCGCAGGACCTTGGCGGCGGTGTCGACGTGAAGCTGGGACGTCTGCCGGTCGGCAACGATTTCAGCAGTTTCTCCTGCGATTTCATGAACGGCAGCTTCTGCGGCGCCCCCATCGGCAACATCGGCGGCGATTTCTGGTACAACTGGCCGGTAAGCCAATGGGCTGCACGACTGCGCGTCAAGCACGGCTCGGCCTATGCCATGATCGGCGCCTACGAAGTCAATCCGCGCAATCTGGAGAACACCTTCACGATCGGCCACTTCAAGGGCGCGACCGGGGTGCTGATCCCCTTCGAAATGGGTCATGGCCTGCGTCTGGGGCACGACCATCTGCCGGGCCTCATCAAGGCCGGCGGCTGGTACAGCACCGCCGATGCCGACGATGTCCTGCTCGGAACCGACCGCCTCCCTGCGGTTGCGGCAGACCAGCCCATGCTGCAACGGTCGGGGCGGTACGGCGGCTTCGTGATCATCCAGCAGCAATTGACCGGTCGCTACACGCAATCGGCTGATGGCACCACGCACGCGACGCAAGGGCTGAGCACGTTCGCCACGTTCACGCAGGCCGACAGGAATACGGCCCGCGTCGACAACCAGATTACTGCGGGGCTGCACTACCTCGGGTTTGCCGACAGCCGCCCTCAGGATTTCATCCAGCTTGGCGTGGCACGCACGCACCTGAACGCCCGTGCCGCACTGGCGGACGAACTCCAAACTGGCGTCGATATCAGCCAAGGCGCCGAATATGAAATCGAGGCCGACTACGGCCTGCAACTGACGCCCTGGATGAATGTCCAACCCAACGTTCAGTACATCGCCAATCCAGACGGCGACAAGAAACGCACAAACATTGTCGTTCTGGGCCTCAAGACCGCGATTGCCCTGTAA
- the rutA gene encoding pyrimidine utilization protein A: MDIGLFIPIGNNGWLISANAPQYKPSFELNKKLVLAAEGYGFDFALSMIKLRGFGGQTEFWDYNLESFTLMSALAAVTSKIKLFASTAILTLPPAMVARMAVTIDSVAPGRFGVNIVTGWAKGEYTQMGVWPGDAYFGYRYDYASEYVQVMQDLWSTGTSDFKGEHFQMDDCKLLPKPSTGKIEIVGAGQSARGMEFVSNYGDYNFVTAGGLNKPTKHAPTVEALVEAAKQTGRDVGAYILCMVIADETDEAAMAKWQSYREGADVDALSWMSDQGAADKTAGEGSTARHINLPEGAVNLGIGTFVGSYATVAALLDEAAAVEGTKGIMLTFDDFEKGITDFGEKIQPLMACRQHRLVEA; encoded by the coding sequence ATGGATATTGGACTTTTCATTCCGATCGGAAACAACGGCTGGCTGATCTCGGCGAATGCGCCGCAGTACAAGCCCAGCTTCGAGCTGAACAAGAAGCTGGTTCTGGCGGCGGAGGGCTATGGCTTCGACTTCGCGCTGTCGATGATCAAGCTGCGCGGGTTTGGCGGGCAGACCGAGTTCTGGGACTACAACCTGGAAAGCTTCACGCTGATGAGCGCGCTGGCGGCGGTAACCAGCAAGATCAAGCTGTTCGCCTCGACGGCGATCCTGACGCTGCCGCCCGCGATGGTGGCACGCATGGCGGTAACGATCGACAGCGTGGCGCCGGGGCGTTTCGGCGTCAACATCGTCACCGGCTGGGCGAAGGGCGAGTACACTCAGATGGGCGTGTGGCCGGGCGATGCGTACTTCGGCTATCGCTATGATTACGCCAGTGAATACGTGCAGGTCATGCAGGATCTGTGGAGCACCGGCACGTCCGATTTCAAAGGCGAGCACTTCCAGATGGATGATTGCAAGCTGTTGCCCAAGCCTTCGACCGGCAAGATCGAGATCGTCGGCGCTGGTCAGTCGGCGCGCGGCATGGAGTTCGTCTCCAACTATGGCGACTACAACTTCGTGACCGCAGGCGGGCTCAATAAACCGACCAAGCATGCCCCTACTGTCGAGGCGCTGGTCGAGGCGGCGAAGCAGACCGGGCGCGATGTCGGCGCCTATATCCTGTGCATGGTGATCGCCGACGAGACCGACGAGGCAGCGATGGCCAAGTGGCAGAGCTATCGCGAAGGCGCCGATGTCGATGCGCTGTCGTGGATGAGCGATCAGGGTGCGGCGGACAAGACCGCGGGTGAGGGCTCGACCGCGCGGCACATCAACCTGCCCGAAGGCGCGGTGAACCTGGGTATCGGTACGTTCGTGGGCTCTTACGCAACGGTGGCAGCGCTGCTCGACGAGGCCGCCGCGGTCGAAGGCACCAAGGGCATCATGCTGACCTTCGACGATTTCGAGAAGGGCATCACCGACTTCGGCGAGAAGATCCAGCCGCTGATGGCCTGCCGTCAGCACCGGCTGGTCGAGGCCTGA